The following coding sequences are from one Geothrix sp. window:
- a CDS encoding thiol-disulfide oxidoreductase DCC family protein: protein MGSDQGLTHLFYDGGCGLCQRAVRFVAGRDRSGRVRFAPLGGEAFHRLIPGSVLSGLPDSLLVRTPDGALWSRSGALIHLLGRMGPGWRLAGMLLAWLPGGLRDGAYDWVARRRQRITACAWRPGPSDPRFEA, encoded by the coding sequence GTGGGTTCTGATCAAGGGCTGACCCACCTCTTCTACGACGGCGGCTGTGGTCTCTGCCAGCGGGCGGTGCGCTTCGTGGCCGGGCGGGATCGCTCCGGGCGGGTCCGCTTCGCGCCCCTGGGCGGCGAGGCTTTCCACCGCCTGATCCCCGGATCAGTGCTCAGCGGCCTCCCGGACAGCCTCCTGGTCCGCACGCCGGACGGGGCGCTCTGGTCCCGGTCCGGGGCGCTGATCCACCTCCTGGGCCGGATGGGTCCGGGCTGGCGTCTGGCCGGGATGCTGCTGGCCTGGCTTCCGGGGGGCCTGCGGGATGGGGCCTATGACTGGGTGGCCCGGCGGCGACAGAGGATCACTGCCTGCGCCTGGCGGCCGGGCCCCTCCGACCCGCGCTTCGAGGCATAG
- a CDS encoding TMEM165/GDT1 family protein: MNRSLFWTTFATVFLAEVGDKTQLAAMTATVRSGQVWTVFLAASAALVCATAIGVAVGGILFKYIPEAAIKWAAGTAFIAVGLWVLIKG, from the coding sequence ATGAACCGATCACTCTTCTGGACCACCTTCGCCACCGTCTTCCTCGCCGAGGTGGGGGACAAGACCCAGCTCGCGGCCATGACGGCCACCGTGCGCAGCGGGCAGGTCTGGACCGTGTTCCTGGCCGCCAGCGCAGCCCTGGTGTGCGCCACGGCCATCGGCGTGGCCGTGGGCGGCATCCTCTTCAAGTACATCCCGGAGGCGGCCATCAAGTGGGCGGCAGGGACCGCCTTCATCGCGGTGGGATTGTGGGTTCTGATCAAGGGCTGA
- the fliW gene encoding flagellar assembly protein FliW, with protein sequence MTPEPANPPDFTAESPDGIQVTFPKGLLGFEKLSAFLLFEPKDGYPLKFLQSTENPDVSFICIDPVTVKRDYQVPLTQEEAEALGLEAPEDALILTLVVVPENPQHMTTNLAGPIIINVRTRKGRQIILSSETYPLRCPILLQD encoded by the coding sequence ATGACCCCCGAACCCGCCAACCCCCCTGATTTCACCGCCGAATCCCCCGACGGCATCCAGGTGACCTTCCCCAAGGGGCTCCTGGGCTTCGAAAAGCTCTCCGCCTTCCTCCTCTTCGAGCCCAAGGATGGCTACCCCCTGAAGTTCCTCCAGTCCACCGAGAACCCGGATGTGTCCTTCATCTGCATCGACCCGGTCACGGTGAAGCGGGACTACCAGGTCCCCCTGACCCAGGAGGAGGCCGAGGCCCTGGGCCTCGAGGCGCCGGAAGATGCCCTGATCCTCACCCTGGTGGTCGTCCCGGAGAACCCGCAGCACATGACCACGAACCTTGCGGGCCCCATCATCATCAACGTCAGGACGCGGAAGGGCCGCCAGATCATCCTCAGCTCGGAGACCTACCCCCTCCGCTGCCCCATCCTCCTTCAAGACTGA
- the csrA gene encoding carbon storage regulator CsrA codes for MLVITRKPEQSIVIGGEVEVIVLGITKDGVRLGIKAPLTVQVHRREVFEAIAAENRAATASKVPVQDVAALLRAAQVRKPHTR; via the coding sequence ATGCTCGTCATCACGAGAAAGCCCGAACAATCCATCGTCATTGGCGGCGAGGTCGAGGTCATCGTCCTCGGCATCACCAAGGATGGGGTGCGCCTGGGCATCAAGGCGCCGCTCACGGTCCAGGTCCACCGGCGGGAGGTCTTCGAAGCCATCGCCGCCGAGAACCGCGCGGCCACGGCCTCCAAGGTCCCGGTCCAGGATGTGGCAGCCCTGCTCCGGGCCGCTCAAGTCCGCAAGCCCCACACCCGATAA
- a CDS encoding putative motility protein, which translates to MDISPAGAAAQAQQLLQQQVAVGVLRKSLDADAQQGAALVKMLSQSTGLGQGIDQYA; encoded by the coding sequence GTGGACATCAGCCCAGCCGGTGCAGCAGCCCAGGCGCAGCAGTTGCTGCAGCAGCAGGTCGCCGTCGGCGTGCTGAGGAAGAGCCTGGATGCGGACGCCCAGCAGGGGGCCGCCCTGGTGAAGATGCTGAGTCAGTCGACGGGCCTGGGGCAGGGCATCGACCAGTACGCCTGA
- the uvrA gene encoding excinuclease ABC subunit UvrA — MEHIHIKGAREHNLKNLDLSLPRNQLVVITGLSGSGKSSLAFDTLYAEGQRRYVESLSAYARQFLDQMEKPDVDSIEGLSPAISIEQKTTSKNPRSTVATVTEIYDYLRLLYARTGRPTCVACGKAIASQTIQEMADQILARPAGTRLQILAPVVRGRKGEYKKLLQDLMKRGYIRARVNGTMLDLTEGIPDLDKQKKHTLEVVIDRLKVDPAIQSRLADSLEIACNLAEGSALVDLDGTEQFFSSKLACNNTKCAKFGMGLPELEPRSFSFNSPYGACPTCDGLGFKRQFAEELIIPNPALSINEGAIQASGWKSVSEDGWRSQLLEQLAKKMKFSLDVPWKKLPADIRRLLLHGTEKEMRFTYESKRNRYDFVHHFEGIIGNLDRRYRETTSEEIQAEMEQSMRVIPCEECGGQRLKPEVLAVFVGGLNIAQVVAHSVRDSRKWFAELALEGKDAVIAEKVLKEIRERLGFLDDVGLGYLTLDRSAATLSGGEGQRIRLATQIGSKLQGVLYVLDEPSIGLHQRDNLQLIKTLQEMRDLGNTVLVVEHDLETILAADHVVDMGPGAGEHGGRVVAQGTPDEISRTKGSVTGDFLSGRDAIPVPRKRRKAERGYLSIVGAEENNLKKVDAEFPIGIFTCVTGVSGSGKSTLVNEILYKALANQLHQGVHIVGKHKTIKGLEAIDKVIDIDQAPIGRTPRSNPATYTGLFTPLRELFAQLPESKARGYAPGRYSFNVKGGRCEKCEGDGVLKIEMHFLPDVYVTCEQCKGKRYNRETMEIHYKGKSISDVLAMTVEEALVIFGPIPVLANKLQTLMDVGLGYIRLGQSATTLSGGEAQRVKLAKELSKRATGRTVYILDEPTTGLHLKDIQKLLEVVNRLVETGNTLIVIEHNLDVIKTADWILDLGPEGGGEGGRIIAVGTPEEVAKRKTSVTGKYLAPCLK, encoded by the coding sequence ATGGAACACATCCACATCAAAGGCGCCCGCGAACACAACCTCAAGAACCTGGACCTCTCGCTGCCGCGCAACCAGCTGGTGGTGATCACGGGGCTGTCGGGTTCGGGGAAGTCCAGCCTGGCCTTCGACACGCTCTACGCCGAGGGGCAGCGGCGCTACGTGGAGAGCCTCTCGGCCTACGCGCGGCAGTTCCTGGATCAGATGGAAAAGCCGGACGTGGACAGCATCGAGGGCCTGTCCCCGGCCATCTCCATCGAGCAGAAGACCACCAGCAAGAACCCCCGCTCCACCGTGGCCACGGTGACGGAGATCTACGACTACCTGCGCCTGCTCTACGCCCGCACGGGCAGGCCCACCTGCGTGGCCTGCGGCAAGGCCATCGCCAGCCAGACCATCCAGGAGATGGCGGACCAGATCCTCGCCAGGCCCGCCGGCACCAGGCTGCAGATCCTCGCGCCCGTGGTCCGGGGCCGCAAGGGCGAGTACAAGAAGCTGTTGCAGGACCTCATGAAGCGCGGCTACATCCGGGCCCGCGTCAACGGCACGATGCTCGACCTCACCGAGGGCATCCCCGACCTGGACAAGCAGAAGAAGCACACGCTGGAAGTGGTCATCGACCGCCTGAAGGTGGACCCCGCCATCCAGTCGCGGCTGGCGGACAGCCTGGAGATCGCCTGCAACCTGGCCGAGGGCAGCGCGCTGGTGGACCTGGACGGAACCGAGCAGTTCTTCTCCAGCAAGCTGGCCTGCAACAACACCAAGTGCGCCAAGTTCGGCATGGGGCTGCCGGAGCTGGAGCCGCGGTCGTTCTCGTTCAACAGCCCCTATGGCGCCTGCCCCACCTGCGATGGCCTGGGCTTCAAGCGCCAGTTCGCGGAGGAGCTGATCATCCCCAACCCCGCGCTCTCCATCAACGAGGGCGCCATCCAGGCCAGCGGCTGGAAGAGCGTCAGCGAGGACGGCTGGCGCTCCCAGCTGCTGGAGCAGCTCGCCAAGAAGATGAAGTTCAGCCTGGACGTGCCCTGGAAGAAGCTGCCCGCGGACATCCGCCGCCTGCTGCTGCACGGCACCGAGAAGGAGATGCGTTTCACCTACGAGAGCAAGCGCAACCGCTACGACTTCGTCCACCACTTCGAAGGCATCATCGGCAACCTGGACCGGCGCTACCGCGAGACCACCAGCGAGGAGATCCAGGCCGAGATGGAGCAGTCCATGCGCGTGATCCCCTGCGAGGAGTGCGGGGGACAGCGCCTGAAGCCCGAGGTGCTGGCGGTCTTCGTGGGTGGCCTGAACATCGCCCAGGTGGTGGCCCACAGCGTGCGCGATTCCCGGAAGTGGTTCGCAGAGCTGGCCCTGGAGGGCAAGGACGCCGTCATCGCCGAGAAGGTGCTGAAGGAGATTCGCGAGCGCCTGGGCTTTCTCGACGACGTGGGCCTGGGTTACCTCACCCTCGACCGCAGCGCGGCCACCCTGTCGGGCGGTGAGGGCCAGCGCATCCGCCTGGCCACCCAGATCGGCAGCAAGCTTCAGGGCGTGCTCTACGTGCTGGACGAGCCCAGCATCGGCCTGCACCAGCGGGACAACCTGCAGCTCATCAAGACCCTCCAGGAGATGCGCGACCTGGGTAACACGGTGCTGGTGGTGGAGCACGACCTGGAGACCATCCTCGCCGCCGACCACGTGGTGGACATGGGCCCTGGCGCCGGCGAGCACGGCGGCAGGGTGGTGGCCCAGGGCACGCCCGATGAGATCAGCCGCACGAAGGGTTCCGTCACCGGCGATTTCCTGTCGGGCCGTGACGCCATCCCCGTGCCCCGCAAGCGCCGCAAGGCCGAGCGCGGGTACCTGTCCATCGTCGGTGCCGAGGAGAACAACCTCAAGAAGGTGGATGCGGAGTTCCCCATCGGCATCTTCACCTGCGTCACCGGCGTCTCGGGCTCGGGCAAGAGCACCCTGGTGAATGAGATCCTCTACAAGGCCCTGGCCAACCAGCTGCACCAGGGGGTGCACATCGTCGGCAAGCACAAGACGATCAAGGGTCTCGAGGCCATCGACAAGGTCATCGACATCGACCAGGCTCCCATCGGCCGCACGCCCCGCAGCAACCCCGCCACCTACACAGGGCTGTTCACGCCCCTGCGTGAGCTCTTCGCCCAGCTTCCGGAAAGCAAGGCCCGGGGCTACGCGCCGGGCCGCTACAGCTTCAACGTGAAGGGCGGCCGCTGCGAGAAGTGCGAGGGCGATGGCGTCCTCAAGATCGAGATGCACTTCCTCCCGGACGTGTACGTCACCTGTGAGCAGTGCAAGGGCAAGCGCTACAACCGCGAAACCATGGAGATCCACTACAAGGGCAAGAGCATCTCTGACGTGCTGGCCATGACCGTGGAGGAGGCCCTGGTGATCTTCGGACCCATCCCCGTGCTGGCCAACAAGCTGCAGACCCTCATGGACGTGGGGCTGGGCTACATCCGCCTGGGCCAGAGCGCCACCACCTTGTCCGGCGGCGAGGCCCAGCGCGTGAAGCTGGCCAAGGAACTGAGCAAGCGCGCCACGGGCCGCACCGTCTACATCCTGGACGAGCCCACCACGGGCCTGCACCTGAAGGACATCCAGAAGCTGCTGGAAGTGGTGAACCGCCTGGTGGAGACCGGCAACACGCTCATCGTCATCGAGCACAACCTGGATGTGATCAAGACCGCCGACTGGATCCTGGATCTCGGCCCTGAGGGCGGCGGCGAAGGCGGTCGGATCATCGCCGTGGGCACCCCGGAGGAAGTGGCCAAGCGGAAGACCAGCGTGACGGGGAAGTACCTGGCGCCGTGCCTGAAGTAG
- a CDS encoding CHAD domain-containing protein, which translates to MHPAELAILLHRALEVRLARLQELLDAPDWVDDDEQLHQVRVSARRLGAVLDLVDAEVYPGHKGQRRALKGLVDTLGLPRELDVHAGHLRAHLLQAGTPAQAAVLEHLLEQVDRGRAKARRAMRKELDRLRLPDLRRLLDVPSLQDPFQATSLQEAAWTCLEARAEAALGGLPGLCAHEDPAALHKTRVRIKKLRYAVEALEAAFAEPPEALLKDLRALQTVLGDHHDLAALEALLWEAEAQLRLRERQVLGAGVLDLLGGVAEARRTIYGRFVELAGPQGPAAFARAVRPALGLPPVDGILA; encoded by the coding sequence ATGCATCCAGCTGAGTTGGCGATCCTGCTCCATCGCGCCCTCGAGGTCCGGCTGGCGCGCCTGCAGGAGCTGCTGGACGCCCCGGACTGGGTCGACGACGACGAGCAGCTGCATCAGGTCCGCGTCTCCGCCCGCCGGCTCGGGGCCGTGCTGGACCTGGTGGACGCGGAGGTCTACCCGGGCCACAAGGGCCAGCGCCGGGCCCTCAAAGGGCTGGTGGACACCCTGGGGCTGCCCCGGGAGCTGGATGTGCATGCCGGGCACCTGCGGGCCCACCTCCTCCAGGCGGGGACGCCCGCCCAGGCCGCCGTTCTCGAGCACCTGCTGGAGCAGGTGGACCGCGGCCGCGCCAAGGCCCGCCGGGCCATGCGGAAGGAGCTTGACCGCCTGCGCCTGCCGGACCTCCGCCGGCTGCTCGACGTGCCATCCCTGCAGGACCCCTTCCAGGCCACCTCCCTGCAGGAGGCGGCCTGGACCTGTCTGGAGGCCCGCGCCGAGGCGGCCCTGGGCGGCCTGCCCGGCCTCTGCGCCCACGAGGATCCGGCCGCCCTGCACAAGACGCGGGTGCGCATCAAGAAGCTGCGCTACGCCGTCGAGGCCCTGGAGGCGGCCTTCGCCGAGCCCCCGGAGGCCCTGCTCAAGGATCTGCGCGCGCTGCAGACCGTGCTGGGCGACCACCACGACCTGGCCGCCTTGGAGGCCCTGCTCTGGGAGGCGGAAGCCCAGCTCCGTCTTCGCGAGCGGCAGGTCCTCGGCGCCGGCGTGCTCGACCTGCTGGGCGGCGTGGCCGAAGCCCGGCGCACCATCTATGGCCGCTTCGTCGAGCTGGCCGGACCCCAGGGCCCCGCCGCCTTCGCCCGCGCCGTGCGGCCGGCCCTGGGCCTGCCCCCGGTGGACGGGATCCTGGCATGA